The Podospora pseudocomata strain CBS 415.72m chromosome 1 map unlocalized CBS415.72m_1, whole genome shotgun sequence genome has a segment encoding these proteins:
- the ATP1 gene encoding Alpha subunit of the F1 sector of mitochondrial F1F0 ATP synthase (EggNog:ENOG503NUHW; COG:C): protein MFRNALRQSTRAVGALSATSRLAVRNAAPAAIQARTFAEAKASPTEVSSILEQRIRGVQEESNLAETGRVLSVGDGIARVHGMANVQAEELVEFASGVKGMCMNLEAGQVGVVLFGSDRLVKEGETVKRTGEIVDVPVGPELLGRVVDALGNPIDGKGPINTKEKRRAQLKAPGILPRKSVNQPVQTGLKSIDAMVPIGRGQRELIIGDRQTGKTAVALDAMLNQKRWNSGNDETKKLYCIYVAVGQKRSTVAQLVKTLEENDAMKYSIVVAATASEAAPLQYLAPFTGASIGEWFRDNGKHSLVIFDDLSKQAVAYRQMSLLLRRPPGREAYPGDVFYLHSRLLERAAKMNDKHGGGSMTALPVIETQGGDVSAYIPTNVISITDGQIFLEAELFYKGIRPAINVGLSVSRVGSAAQLKAMKQVAGSLKLFLAQYREVAAFAQFGSDLDAATKQTLNRGERLTELLKQKQYSPMAVNEMVPLIFAGVNGFLDQVPVAKILQWEADFLSHLKTNEADLLATIEKEGAISKDLEARLKDVISTFTKGFLG, encoded by the exons ATGTTCCGGAACGCCCTCAGACAGAGCACGCGCGCCGTGGGCGCTCTCTCTGCCACCAGCAGACTCGCTGTG CGAAATGCCGCACCCGCTGCCATCCAGGCCCGCACCttcgccgaggccaaggcctCCCCGACTGAGGTCTCTTCCATCCTTGAGCAGAGAATCCGCGGTGTCCAGGAGGAGTCCAACCTCGCCGAGACCGGTCGTGTCCTCTCCGTCGG TGATGGTATCGCCCGTGTGCACGGCATGGCCAATGTCCAGGCTGAGGAGCTTGTCGA GTTCGCCTCTGGCGTCAAGGGCATGTGCATGAACTTGGAGGCCGGCCAGGTCGGTGTCGTGCTTTTCGGTTCTGATCGTCTTGTCAAGGAGGGCGAGACCGTCAAGCGTACCGGCGAAATTGTCGACGTTCCCGTCGGCcccgagcttctcggccgTGTCGTCGATGCTCTCGGCAACCCCATCGATGGCAAGGgccccatcaacaccaaggagAAGCGTCGTGCCCAGCTCAAGGCCCCCGGCATTCTTCCCCGCAAGTCCGTCAACCAGCCCGTGCAGACTGGTCTCAAGTCCATCGACGCCATGGTCCCCATTGGTCGTGGTCAGCGTGAGTTGATCATTGGTGATCGTCAGACCGGCAAGACTGCCGTCGCTCTCGATGCCATGCTCAACCAGAAGCGGTGGAACAGCGGCAACGACGAGACCAAGAAGCTTTACTGCATCTACGTCGCCGTCGGCCAGAAGCGCTCCACTGTCGCCCAGCTCGTAAAGACCCTCGAGGAGAACGACGCCATGAAGTActccatcgtcgtcgccgccaccgcctccgaGGCTGCT CCGCTTCAATATTTGGCACCCTTCACCGGCGCTTCCATCGGCGAGTGGTTCCGTGACAACGGCAAGCACTCTCTCGTCATCTTCGACGATCTGTCCAAGCAGGCCGTTGCTTACCGTCAGAtgtcccttcttctccgtcgtCCCCCCGGACGTGAGGCCTACCCCGGTGACGTTTTCTACCTCCACTCTCGTCTCCTCGAGCGTGCTGCCAAGATGAACGACAAGCACGGTGGTGGTTCCATGACTGCCCTTCCCGTCATTGAGACccagggtggtgatgtgtcTGCCTACATTCCTACCAACGTCATTTCCATCACTGACGGTCAGATCTTCTTGGAGGCTGAGCTTTTCTACAAGGGTATCCGTCCCGCCATCAACGTCGGTCTTTCCGTCTCTCGTGTCGGTTCCGCTGCCCAACTCAAGGCCATGAAGCAAGTCGCTGGTTCGCTCAAGCTCTTCTTGGCCCAGTACCGTGAGGTCGCTGCCTTCGCCCAGTTCGGTTCCGATCTTGATGCCGCCACCAAGCAGACCCTCAACCGTGGTGAACGC TTGACCGAGCTCCTCAAGCAGAAGCAGTACTCCCCCATGGCCGTCAACGAGATGGTCCCCCTTATCTTCGCCGGTGTCAACGGTTTCCTCGACCAGGTCCCCGTTGCCAAGATCCTCCAGTGGGAGGCTGACTTCCTCTCTCACCTCAAGACCAACGAGGCTGACCTCCTTGCCACcatcgagaaggagggcgCCATCagcaaggaccttgaggctaGACTGAAGGACGTCATCTCCACCTTCACCAAGGGCTTCCTCGGTTAA
- a CDS encoding uncharacterized protein (EggNog:ENOG503PYC0), which yields MSSSIQMVDKPDPLVCPERTSTNTSKTTSSTEGHTSLEMNVPEEPARRGSWLFGRLSAAPVPLSAPATPPPELEEGPDNQTMTGIGCLFSQLLPSRPPSLTLGSESNTDAPSTPSQASDANDSNDQEKTHRPSKDSLETPRVTTSSHTPTVILSMQALIFGQVPPLTPDTPIRTGSKRAPGSPCAPRPKKARRSMGVDVEDEGYSEAQYQEPATGQSLQHIQQLTIDLVGSTRVAIDPGNTPITETKTNTQAELQLGSHSSCQAISTEHSANPSFALANEWFSEDEILEQLSVFLAAYRAFHLEPDAAEQPRVRDPEAAQMAKQTFEAIFHPKLNSEDDKKFLLQEEEEDVLTVFAIWVRDMKVSSDVDCEPFENVADCMQRVADLSAAPFIRRLVVFGEPLDIDLAVREISGTLMPTYQEDGIIEWEFDMFSRDFE from the exons ATGTCCAGCAGCATTCAAATG GTTGATAAACCAGACCCACTGGTCTGCCCCGAACGGACCTCAACCAACACGTCGAAGACAACCTCAAGCACAGAAGGCCATACCAGTCTTGAAATGAATGTGCCCGAGGAGCCAGCTAGACGCGGCTCGTGGCTGTTTGGCAGGCTTTCAGCAGCTCCTGTTCCGCTTTCTGCCCCTGCAACGCCGCCTccggagctggaggaagGACCAGACAACCAGACGATGACCGGCATAGGTTGTTTGTTTTCGCAGCTGTTGCCGTCCAGACCACCTTCTCTCACTCTTGGGAGCGAAAGCAACACAGACGCCCCGAGCACCCCTAGCCAGGCGTCTGATGCCAATGATTCCAATGATCAAGAAAAAACTCACCGTCCGAGCAAAGACTCTCTGGAGACACCCCGAGTGACAACTTCATCTCACACGCCAACTGTGATATTGTCGATGCAGGCCTTAATTTTTGGCCAGGTCCCTCCGTTGACACCTGACACTCCAATCCGTACAGGGTCGAAGCGCGCTCCTGGTTCTCCATGCGCTCCCCGTCCTAAGAAGGCAAGGCGCAGTATGGGTGTCGATGTCGAAGACGAGGGGTACTCTGAGGCGCAATACCAGGAGCCGGCAACTGGACAGTCACTCCAGCATATCCAGCAGCTCACCATTGATCTGGTTGGCTCTACTCGTGTTGCCATCGACCCAGGCAACACTCCGATTACCGAAACCA aaacaaaTACCCAAGCTGAACTACAGCTTGGGTCACACAGCTCCTGCCAGGCCATATCAACCGAACATTCTGCCAACCCTTCATTTGCCCTTGCCAATGAGTGGTTCTCCGAGGATGAGATCCTCGAACAACTATCGGTGTTCTTGGCCGCATACCGGGCTTTTCACCTCGAACCAGATGCAGCCGAACAACCAAGGGTCAGAGACCCGGAAGCTGCGCAAATGGCCAAACAAACTTTTGAGGCGATTTTCCACCCCAAGCTGAACTCGGAGGATGACAAGAAGTTCCTACtccaagaggaagaggaagatgtcTTGACCGTTTTTGCGATATGGGTTCGGGACATGAAGGTCTCCTCGGACGTGGATTGCGAACCCTTTGAGAATGTAGCAGACTGCATGCAAAGGGTAGCTGATCTGTCGGCGGCCCCTTTTATCCGACGATTGGT TGTGTTCGGCGAGCCGCTGGATATCGACCTGGCTGTCCGGGAAATATCGGGGACATTGATGCCAACGTATCAAGAGGATGGCATTATCGAGTGGGAGTTTGACATGTTTTCCCGTGACTTTGAGTAG
- a CDS encoding uncharacterized protein (EggNog:ENOG503PX97), which produces MAPSRSANASASVTFEQPPSRLVKRSTTAGPSVSFAQPATGKRSAGHSIIGKPSVVSFEQPPQRRPVPQHKHHQSLPAYPAYPTHAVELDSKEIGRAFSTSIPSTTWTSSPQPIEQGKLRPQLLPRETGGLYGVCISELLDNGTTIPLEPSGGRAWVVSSVVDLGIRMLESPRGRQALSNLAQKSLLVWRERPISNHEPSIPKKINTPSAVDDFLYTVRHNLPLIKLDPKRNGFLACPSTTSLFHLPPSFSSRFNPKSAAILHLNTHLVTKLYHSRLKSDISRRHKRFDASEAQTARFRRLAFHIAAMVTHHLCHLFVNYLRDHAQEGELRDKVTDADFMRLVTRYDPGAEWEVEFFGGRPKLFVDWDGGDDKSEKGVSFVIKRGGGKNGRRMAAGVAGYKVESYLGGDFSVPLITEVEGEVFPMEKYQDVKRRYGGSRLTDCHHGGKKVSSSKENSPSVGSEAEGQFGEGKGQEIGSRMAVMDQPLGLPWNIQGQEYQLLKQACFDPAVRVVSPMRVRTMM; this is translated from the exons ATGGCACCCTCGCGCAGTGCCAATGCGAGTGCCAGCGTAACGTTTGAGCAGCCTCCTTCACGCCTGGTAAAGCGCAGTACCACTGCCGGACCCAGCGTTTCGTTCGCCCAGCCAGCTACAGGTAAACGTTCGGCTGGGCATAGCATCATCGGCAAGCCGAGTGTTGTCTCGTTTgagcagcctcctcaacgACGCCCGGTACCGCAACACAAGCATCATCAATCTCTTCCAGCTTACCCGGCCTATCCTACCCACGCGGTAGAGCTAGACAGCAAGGAGATCGGCCGcgccttttccacctccatcccttcaacaacatggacatcctctccccagccCATAGAGCAAGGTAAACTCCGCCCTCAACTCCTTCCAAGAGAAACCGGCGGCCTCTACGGCGTGTGCATCTCAGAGCTCCTCGAcaacggcaccaccatccccctcgaACCCTCCGGCGGCCGAGCCTGGGTAGTCTCCTCCGTCGTCGACCTCGGCATCCGAATGCTCGAAAGCCCCCGAGGACGCCAAG ccctctccaacctcgcccagaAATCCCTCCTTGTCTGGCGCGAACGCCCCATCTCCAACCACGaaccctccatccccaaaaaaatcaacaccccctccgcgGTAGACGACTTCCTCTACACCGTCcgccacaacctccccctgATCAAACTCGACCCAAAGCGCAACGGCTTCCTcgcctgcccctccaccacttctctcttccacctccccccttccttctcctcgagaTTCAACCCCAAAagcgccgccatcctccacctcaacacccacctcgtCACCAAACTCTACCACTCCCGCCTCAAGTCAGACATATCCCGGCGCCACAAACGGTTTGACGCCTCCGAAGCCCAAACAGCCCGCTTCAGAAGATTAGCTTTCCATATTGCAGCAATGGTGACGCATCACCTGTGCCACCTCTTTGTCAACTACCTCCGCGATCACGCccaggagggggagctgaGAGATAAAGTCACAGACGCTGATTTCATGAGGCTCGTGACAAGATATGATCCTGGGGCGGAGTGGGAGGTGGaattttttggggggaggccAAAACTTTTTGTTGATTGGGACGGGGGTGATGACAAAAGCGAAAAGGGGGTGAGTTTTGTGATaaagagagggggagggaaaaacgggaggaggatggcggctgGGGTGGCGGGGTACAAGGTCGAGAGTTatttgggtggtg ATTTCTCTGTACCGCTGATTAccgaggtggaaggagaggtttTTCCTATGGAAAAGTATCAGGATGTCAAGAGAAGGTATGGGGGTTCGAGGTTGACGGATTGTCACcatggggggaagaaggtcaGTAGTAGTAAGGAGAATAGTCCTAGTGTTGGGAGTGAGGCGGAGGGGCAATTTGGTGAGGGGAAGGGGCAGGAGATTGGATCAcggatggcggtgatggatcAACCGTTGGGCTTGCCATGGAATATTCAGGGGCAGGAATACCAATTGTTGAAGCAGGCTTGCTTTGATCCTGCGGTGAGGGTTGTTAGTCCGATGAGGGTTAGGACTATGATGTGA
- a CDS encoding uncharacterized protein (COG:O; MEROPS:MER0000405; EggNog:ENOG503NUI5), with translation MAPAPGMAPYSDEPTGPFHRPEHNDESTGRMSHESESSVSTTSIVFDRIEERLAAKEGHFELDDHDPMKEADDDDNDLETGRFLGGRSSTQEEDFPAKNDGMNRGMRRTLIIVAGLLISAWVVGLFFYVSHKSYKPASQIEHDPQATVVQGTGKQVTLDQVMGSYWRAESHSISWIESPDGEDGLLLLKDGPGKDFLVVEDVRTQNSAGVNAAVDVASSRTLIKERHFDFGGQTHTPGRVWPSKDLKKVLIATNLEANWRHSFYASYWVFDVDMQIAEPLIPGEPNVRVQLAQWSPTSDAIAYVRDNNLFLRSLKHDKVVQITKDGGAEVFNGVPDWVYEEEVFSGNSATWWSEDGNYIAYLRTNETGVPEYPVQYFLSRPSGTEPAPGEESYPEVRQIKYPKAGAHNPVVNLKFYDVARDESFTVEISGRFADDDRLITEVVWAGGQVIVKETNRVSDVLRVVLVDVAARTGKAVRELDVKAIDGGWFEITHKTKYIPADPSKGREQDGYIDMVIHDDNDHLAYFTPLNNSEPIMLTSGHWEVVDAPSAVDLDNNIVYFVATKESSIQRHVYQVDLSGNNLKAVTDTGNEGYYDISFSAGTGYALLSYRGPNIPWQKVISTPANAHRYEHMVEENKELAKSAREYELPIKIYGTIKVDGVELNYVERRPPHFDKNKKYPVLFQQYSGPGSQSVNKRFTVDYQSYVAAGLGYVCVTVDGRGTGFIGRKNRVIIRGDLGKWEAHDQIAAAKIWASKSYVDEERLAIWGWSFGGFNTLKTLEQDGGRTFKYGMAVAPVTDWRFYDSIYTERYMLTPQTNGHGYDTSAINNVTALKQNVRFLMMHGVADDNVHMQNSLTLLDKLNMVGVENYDVHVFPDSDHGIYFHNANRIVYDKLTNWLINAFNGEWIKVANAKPQKKRSIQPILPIL, from the exons ATGGCTCCCGCTCCCGGCATGGCACCCTACTCCGATGAGCCGACCGGTCCCTTCCACAGACCAGAACACAACGACGAGAGCACAGGCAGGATGTCGCACGAATCTGAGTCCTCGGTGTCTACCACGAGTATCGTCTTCGATCGGATCGAGGAGCGCCTCGCTGCCAAGGAGGGCCACTTCGAGCTCGACGACCACGACCCCATgaaggaggccgacgacgatgacaatGACCTCGAGACTGGCCGCTTCCTCGGTGGGAGATCCAGCACCCAAGAGGAAGATTTCCCAGCCAAAAACGATGGCATGAACCGGGGGATGCGCAGGACGCTGATCATCGTGGCCGGGCTCTTGATCTCGGCGTGGGTTGTCGGTCTCTTCTTTTACGTTTCCCACAAGTCCTATAAgcccgcctcccagatcgaACACGACCCTCAGGCGACTGTCGTGCAAGGGACTGGGAAGCAAGTGACGCTCGATCAGGTTATGGGCAGCTACTGGCGTGCTGAAAGTCACTCCATAAGCTGGATCGAAAGCCCGGACGGTGAAGATGGGCTATTGCTTCTGAAGGACGGACCCGGAAAGGACTTTCTCGTTGTTGAGGATGTACGGACCCAGAACAGCGCTGGCGTGAATGCCGCTGTGGACGTTGCGAGCAGCAGAACGTTAATCAAGGAAAGGCACTTTGACTTTGGCGGCCAGACGCACACTCCTGGAAGGGTATGGCCAAGCAAGGACCTCAAGAAGGTGTTGATTGCAACAAATCTGGAGGCCAACTGGCGCCACTCGTTCTATGCCTCCTACTGGGTCTTCGATGTCGACATGCAAATAGCAGAGCCCCTTATTCCTGGCGAGCCAAACGTCCGCGTTCAGCTTGCCCAGTGGAGCCCTACCAGCGATGCTATTGCCTATGTCAGAGACAACAACTTGTTCCTGCGCAGCCTCAAGCACGACAAGGTTGTCCAGATCACCAAGGATGGCGGTGCTGAGGTGTTCAACGGTGTTCCTGACTGGGTATACGAAGAGGAAGTCTTCTCGGGCAACAGCGCTACCTGGTGGTCCGAGGATGGAAACTACATCGCCTACTTGCGCACCAACGAGACGGGCGTCCCTGAGTATCCTGTTCAGTACTTCCTCTCCAGGCCCAGCGGCACGGAACCGGCACCCGGCGAAGAGTCGTACCCGGAGGTCAGGCAGATCAAGTATCCCAAGGCTGGTGCTCACAACCCCGTCGTCAACCTCAAGTTCTACGACGTGGCCCGCGATGAGAGTTTCACAGTGGAAATCTCTGGCCGGTTCGCGGATGATGATCGCCTCATCACAGAGGTGGTCTGGGCTGGTGGCCAAGTTATCGTCAAGGAAACAAACAGAGTCAGCGACGTCCTCAGGGTCGTCCTTGTTGACGTCGCTGCACGCACTGGCAAAGCAGTTCGCGAGCTGGACGTCAAGGCCATCGATGGTGGCTGGTTCGAGATTACGCACAAGACCAAGTACATTCCAGCTGACCCCTCCAAGGGGCGTGAGCAGGACGGTTACATTGACATGGTGATCCACGATGACAACGATCACCTCGCCTACTTCACGCCATTGAACAACTCGGAACCAATCATGTTGACTTCTGGACATTGGGAAGTTGTCGACGCCCCCTCCGCCGTTGATTTGGATAACAACATTGTCTACTTTGTCGCAACCAAGGAATCTTCTATCCAGCGCCATGTCTACCAGGTCGATCTGTCGGGCAACAACCTGAAAGCGGTGACCGACACGGGCAATGAAGGCTATTACGACATTTCGTTTTCGGCCGGGACAGGGTATGCCCTTCTATCTTACAGAGGTCCCAACATTCCCTGGCAAAAGGTTATCAGCACTCCAGCAAACGCACACAGATACGAGCacatggtggaggagaacaaggaaCTGGCAAAGAGTGCCAGGGAATACGAGCTCCCTATCAAGATCTACGGCACCATCAAGGTTGACGGTGTTGAACTCAACTATGTTGAGCGTCGCCCACCACACTTTGACAAAAACAAGAAGTATCCAGTTCTGTTCCAGCAATACAGCGGCCCTGGGTCTCAGAGCGTTAACAAACGGTTTACTGTCGACTACCAATCCTATGTCGCCGCCGGCTTAGGTTATGTGTGCGTAACTGTTGATGGCCGCGGAACTGGTTTCATTGGACGCAAGAACCGTGTGATCATCCGCGGGGACCTCGGAAAGTGGGAAGCCCATGATCAGATCGCTGCTGCCAAGATCTGGGCGTCGAAGAGCTATGTTGACGAAGAAAGACTGGCCATTTGGGGCTGGAGTTTTGGTGgattcaacaccctcaaaaCTCTCGAGCAGGATGGTGGACGGACCTTCAAGTACGGCATGGCCGTTGCCCCAGTCACCGACTGGAGATTCTACGACAGCATCTACACCGAAAGATACATGCTTACGCCTCAGACCAACGGGCATGGTTACGATACAAGCGCCATCAACAACGTCACGGCTCTGAAGCAGAACGTCCGTTTTCTCATGATGCACGGTGTTGCGGATGACAATGTGCACATGCAGAACTCCCTGACGCTACTCGACAAGCTAAATATGGTTGGCGTTGAGAATTATGATGTTCACGTCTTCCCAGACAGTGACCACGGGATTTATTTCCATAACGCCAACCGGATTGTTTACGACA AGTTGACCAACTGGCTCATCAATGCCTTCAACGGAGAATGGATCAAGGTTGCCAATGCAAAGCctcaaaagaagaggagcaTACAGCCTATTCTTCCAATTCTATAG
- a CDS encoding uncharacterized protein (COG:S; EggNog:ENOG503P4I0), with translation MSSSTKPQNQQADIPASIQDLHCFTETNGVITTTMFDVPGYRVVKVLGAVYGITVRSRNWAAGMSMVLKSVVGGELKWFTNLLYSARNDAISRIVAETQSRGGNAVIALRFDAGDMGGFAQVCAYGTAAVIEKIDQSVETHPQLIRTS, from the exons atgtcctcctccaccaaaccccaaaaccaacaagcAGACATTCCTGCCTCCATCCAGGACCTCCACTGCTTCACCGAAACCAACGGCGTCATCACAACAACCATGTTCGACGTCCCCGGCTACCGTGTCGTCAAAGTCCTAGGCGCAGTGTACGGCATTACTGTCCGTTCTCGGAACTGGGCGGCAGGCATGTCGATGGTGCTGAAGAGCgttgtgggtggtgagctcAAGTGGTTTACCAACCTG CTCTACTCGGCCAGAAACGACGCCATCTCCCGCATCGTAGCCGAGACCCAAAGCAGAGGTGGCAACGCCGTCATCGCCCTCAGATTCGATGCCGGTGACATGGGCGGGTTTGCCCAAGTGTGCGCGTATGGAACTGCTGCGGTTATCGAAAAGATCGACCAGAGCGTCGAAACCCATCCGCAACTGATTCGGACATCTTGA
- a CDS encoding uncharacterized protein (EggNog:ENOG503NUXB; CAZy:GH131), with product MHPSLLLGLLAGTALAGTIRRPGRPRPQAPTAETLCPIVFDGRPDSSLEPLDFDDWNTSPFNPDYVKGAGLPWSSILQFPDISPPARFDDPTYQKPFEVTINDSSIFNNQRGFRRAGLQFQGDTNRDSPGSSGIKTIHFSLKWDAQRPLNLSHEYLNVWHETADYSANQFNFQAGAILGQNSLARDTWKVLNRQNRQVWSTPILRNEWQNFAISLDFVRNTLRVYYSRGSEPLRSVTNALTNNNAGEGQYQVGILRKPTGTSDVVNSGYHQRNLNEGLIYGSVFVEDGEGGCVSL from the exons ATgcacccctccctcctcctcggcctcctggccggcaccgccctcgccggcaCCATCCGCCGCCCCggccgtccccgtccccaagCCCCCACGGCCGAAACCCTCTGCCCCATCGTCTTCGACGGCCGGCCCGACTCCTCCCTCGAACccctcgactttgacgactggaacacctcccccttcaaccccgacTACGTCAAAGGCGCCGGCCTCCCCTGGTCCTCCATCCTCCAGTTCCCCGACATCTCCCCCCCGGCCCGGTTCGACGACCCGACCTACCAGAAGCCCTTCGAGGTCACCATCAACGACTCgtccatcttcaacaaccagcGGGGCTTCCGCCGCGCCGGCCTGCAGTTCCAGGGGGACACCAACCGAGACTCCCCCGGCTCGTCGGGCATCAAGACGATCCACTTCTCCCTCAAGTGGGACGCCCAGCGGCCCCTGAACCTGAGCCACGAGTACCTCAACGTGTGGCACGAGACGGCCGACTACAGCGCGAACCAGTTCAACTTTCAGGCCGGCGCCATACTCGGGCAGAACAGCCTGGCGAGGGACACGTGGAAGGTGCTGAACAGGCAGAACAGGCAGGTCTGGAGCACGCCGATCCTGAGGAACGAGTGGCAGAACTTTGCCATCTCGTTGGACTTTGTCAGAAA CACCCTCCGTGTATACTACAGCAGAGGCTCCGAACCCCTCCGCAGCGTGACCAACGCCctgaccaacaacaacgccggcGAGGGCCAGTACCAAGTCGGCATCCTCCGCAAGCCCACCGGCACCAGCGACGTCGTCAACTCTGGCTACCACCAGCGCAACCTCAACGAAGGTCTCATCTACGGCAGCGTCTTTGTCGAAGACGGCGAAGGCGGCTGCGTCTCTCTTTAA
- a CDS encoding uncharacterized protein (EggNog:ENOG503PQU6) has product MRLPTALLGALLVGRAPQNNDGRPPPQPVRIDPIPDIQITNFRAGAVILSHRFYVNFNITFPPNTPLESTPLTTYCHTIGTSLTETIGEVHPLWCNRNTDSPPTPQDVFWSLDFNVEQETFPNKTVKTPLNAELLLYRVISNETRMEGRALLSREDMPMVGESYPRQIYQGPGNFSVNGRRVSGGRGFIPGDGDGDDA; this is encoded by the exons ATGCGTCTCCCAACCGCCCTCCTCGGTGCCCTCCTAGTAGGCAGagccccccaaaacaacgacggccgccctccccctcaacccgtCCGCATCGACCCCATCCCCGACATCCAAATCACAAACTTCCGAGCCGGCGCCGTGATCCTCTCCCACCGCTTCTA CGTAAACTTCAACAtaaccttcccccccaacacccccctcgaATCCACCCCCCTAACAACCTACTGCCACACAATCGgcacctccctcaccgaaACAATCGGCGAGGTCCACCCACTCTGGTGCAACCGCAACACCGactccccccccaccccgcaAGACGTCTTTTGGTCGCTCGACTTCAACGTGGAGCAGGAGACCTTCCCAAACAAGACCGTCAAGACCCCCCTCAACGCCGAGCTCCTGCTCTACCGCGTCATCAGCAACGagacgaggatggagggaCGAGCGCTGCTGAGCAGGGAGGACATGCCCATGGTTGGCGAGAGCTACCCCAGGCAGATCTACCAAGGCCCGGGGAATTTCAGCGTCAACGGGAGGAGGGTtagtggggggagggggtttattcccggggatggggacggggacgaTGCTTGA
- the YIP3_1 gene encoding Prenylated Rab acceptor 1 (COG:U; EggNog:ENOG503P2BT), producing MSIQVPIDLLTSRFSMGERFSSLRANTIGNRFANLKPLSEFLDIKRVNKPENFVEMQSRVNYNLGHFSSNYAIVFLMLCVYGLLTKPLVLFDIIFVTVGMFIIGKLDGQDLEFGTQRFSTMQLYTGLWVIAIPIALISGVFGLMMWLIGASGVVILGHAALLDKPIDEAFSGEVV from the coding sequence ATGTCCATCCAGGTTCCCATCGACCTGCTCACCTCGCGCTTCAGCATGGGGGAGCGCTTCAGCAGCCTGCGCGCCAACACCATTGGCAACCGCTTTGCCAACCTCAAGCCCCTCTCAGAGTTCCTCGACATCAAGCGTGTGAACAAGCCCGAGAACTTTGTCGAGATGCAATCGCGTGTCAACTACAACCTCGGCCACTTCTCGAGCAACTATGCCATCGTCTTCCTGATGCTCTGCGTCTACGGCCTCCTCACCAAGCCCTTGGTCTTGTTCGACATCATCTTTGTCACCGTGGGCATGTTCATCATTGGCAAGCTCGACGGTCAAGATCTCGAGTTTGGCACCCAGCGCTTCTCCACAATGCAACTTTATACCGGCCTTTGGGTCATTGCGATCCCAATCGCCCTGATTTCCGGCGTCTTCGGCCTCATGATGTGGTTGATTGGCGCCAGTGGTGTGGTCATTCTTGGCCACGCCGCACTTTTGGACAAGCCTATCGATGAGGCTTTTTCCGGGGAGGTGGTCTAG